A single genomic interval of Zingiber officinale cultivar Zhangliang chromosome 4A, Zo_v1.1, whole genome shotgun sequence harbors:
- the LOC121972217 gene encoding UDP-glycosyltransferase 83A1-like yields MEDSSDDDYAPSRLYIFPYLTVSNIRHSLPPYDYGDYERMGLPHVLAVPYPAQGHVIPIMEVCHCLVDQGFKVTFVNTEFNHKRLLAALSEESTMEHIVLVSVPDGLGPGDDRNDLGSLTESLMKVMPRCLEELIEKSNETEDPMTCMLVDETMGWALEVGRKKGLRSAAYWPGCAQMLATKLSIPELVSRGVIDGYGKLISEHEPFQLGPGMPFIDEPHLIWNLIGDGSDGRTKEIVFNNIVHNNRFIDVAEFILCNSFKEIEEPTFRYNPKILPIGPLFTGLRPSRAVGHFWPEDAACLSWLDEQQPGSVVYVAFGSFTIFDRLQFQEFALGLEATGRPFLWVVRSDLTDSSADVYPDGFKERVGDRGRIVAWAPQQKVLAHPSVACFVSHCGWNSIMEGVKNGKLFLCWPYFGDHFLDQIYICDDWKVGLRLTPDESGIVKREQVKSKVEELLSNEEMRTRASMLKENARQNTNEGGASLENLKIFMNAFKA; encoded by the exons ATGGAAGATTCCTCAGATGATGACTATGCGCCTTCAAGACTATACATATTCCCTTACTTGACAGTTTCTAACATTCGACATTCTTTGCCACCTTATGATTACGGAgattatgagag AATGGGCTTACCACACGTTCTCGCTGTGCCATACCCTGCTCAAGGCCATGTCATTCCCATCATGGAGGTCTGCCACTGCTTGGTGGATCAGGGCTTCAAGGTCACCTTCGTCAATACCGAGTTCAACCACAAGCGTCTGCTCGCCGCGTTGTCCgaggagagcactatggagcatATCGTTCTGGTCTCGGTCCCTGACGGATTGGGGCCGGGGGATGACCGGAACGATCTCGGGAGTCTCACGGAATCATTAATGAAGGTGATGCCGCGGTGCTTGGAGGAACTAATCGAGAAGAGCAACGAAACAGAGGATCCGATGACTTGCATGTTGGTGGATGAAACCATGGGATGGGCTCTCGAGGTTGGCCGGAAGAAAGGTCTCCGGTCAGCCGCGTACTGGCCAGGCTGCGCCCAGATGCTGGCCACTAAGCTGAGCATTCCGGAGTTGGTTTCGAGAGGTGTCATCGACGGCTATG GCAAACTAATCTCAGAACATGAGCCGTTCCAGCTCGGTCCCGGCATGCCATTCATCGACGAGCCCCATTTGATATGGAATCTAATTGGAGATGGGTCAGATGGCAGAACCAAAGAAATAGTGTTTaacaacatcgtccacaacaaCAGGTTCATCGACGTCGCTGAGTTCATCCTCTGCAACTCCTTCAAAGAGATCGAAGAGCCAACCTTCCGCTACAATCCAAAGATTCTTCCCATCGGGCCGTTGTTCACCGGCCTCCGGCCGAGCCGCGCCGTGGGGCACTTCTGGCCGGAGGACGCGGCCTGCTTGTCGTGGCTGGACGAGCAGCAGCCGGGTTCCGTCGTCTACGTGGCCTTCGGGAGCTTCACCATCTTCGACCGCCTCCAGTTCCAGGAGTTCGCGCTTGGGCTGGAGGCGACTGGCCGACCGTTCTTGTGGGTGGTGCGGTCCGACCTCACCGACAGCTCTGCCGATGTTTATCCGGATGGATTCAAAGAGCGTGTCGGAGACAGAGGGAGGATTGTGGCTTGGGCACCGCAACAGAAGGTGCTGGCTCACCCTTCCGTCGCTTGCTTCGTGTCTCACTGCGGTTGGAACTCCATCATGGAAGGAGTCAAGAACGGGAAGCTCTTCCTTTGCTGGCCATATTTTGGAGACCACTTCCTGGACCAAATCTATATTTGTGACGATTGGAAGGTGGGTCTGCGCTTGACGCCTGACGAGAGTGGGATCGTTAAGCGGGAACAGGTGAAATCCAAGGTAGAAGAGTTGCTTTCGAACGAGGAGATGAGAACAAGGGCATCGATGTTGAAGGAGAACGCCCGGCAGAACACTAACGAAGGAGGCGCTTCGCTGGAGAATCTTAAGATCTTTATGAATGCTTTCAAGGCATAG